The Aspergillus flavus chromosome 2, complete sequence region TCCTGCTGATCCATCGATGCTATCGTGATGAGAAGCGGTGCTTGGCTAAGTATGGATCGAAGTGGGAGGAGTATCAACGGGTGGTgcggtggaggatgatacCCGGTTTATTCTAAGCTTTGTGCATTGTAAAGTGCATTCGGAGCAGGGTTCAGGCTATGGAAAACATGAGGTCTATTCTAGTAATATAGGCTGAATGGAAGCGgactatatactattattttaactgGACTCCACCGAACTGTTGCTCTGCCGCACTTACGAGCCCAGTGTGAAAAGGTTGGGTGGGAGACAGCATTCACCCATTTACCTCCTatctgtacggagtatgtggGTGAGAAAGTTAGGACCAAGTGTCTTCCATCGTCATAAAGAACCGTAGTGGGCATCGTTATGCCTGGGAGGCCCCAGAGTCCCTTGTCGAAGATCTACGCGATATGTTCCgcagaggaggaggagaagcttaTGGGGCTGTGTCCGGCTGGAACCGAGATCTAGAGTAGACTCTTGTGCGAACTGACTGGACATCTACTTCGTGTCATTAAGTTCTGCCCCTCGTTGTATGGACTACGCCACATGGCATGGCCTTATTGGGCAGTATGCAAGGAAGTGGGTATGAGGAGCCGAAGACCTTCGTAAAAGTCTCCTGGTCCAACAATCGTCCCTCCAACTCAGCGTGGACAATCCGCAGAACCCCTCCATCGCAAGCAATTGCTCGCAACTGACCTCCTTCCTGCAGCAGACTAGGCCGAGCGGAAGAGGTAGGGCTATCGTCTAGCACCAACGTGCGCCAAATCGTGATTCGTCCCCTCGCCGTGTCCATGAACGCCCCCGGATACGGATGGGTCACAGCTCGCACAAGATTATGAATCTGTCGTGCTCCCATCGTGCcccaatcaatcaacccgTCCTGTGGTTTGCGTCCCCCAAAGTAGGACCCGGATCTGAGATCCATCTTTCTCGCTACCACCGTGCCCCTCACTATCTCGGGGAGGGTTTGGCAGAGCACCAACTCGGCCGCGACTAAGACCTTGGAAAACACATCCGAGGCCGTATCATTGGGCAGGATAGGCACTGCCATTTGCCCCACAATAGCGCCTGCATCAGGCTTCCGGACCATTTCGTGGAGGGTGGCGCCCGTCTGGGTTTCACCGTGCAGGAGGGCCCAGTTGACGGGGGCTCGTCCACGGTAGTGAGGTAGCAAAGAGCCATGCATATTGTAGCATCCACGACGCGCCGTCTCCAGCACCGGCACGCTAAGTATCTTGCGGTAGTAGAACGAGAAGATCAGATCGGGGTTCAGCGATCGCAGACGCGTAAGCATTTCTTCTGTATTCGGACTGTCGGGCGTCACCACGGGGATTCCATGGAGGCTTGCGAGGTTCGAGACACTATCGAACCAGATGttttcgtcgtcatcatctgaatgggtgaccaccagctTGACCTCGATGTTTTGTGCAAGGAGAACGGAGAGACACCTCACGCCTACGTTGTGGTATCCGAAAACGACCGCAGAGACCATTGCCAGCTTGATTGTATTAGACTTCGGGCAGTTGGAGAGACACAGTGAAGAATAGATGAATATCGCTGTGGTTGCTGCAGGGAATGGTGCTGTGGCCAGCTGAGGCAGGCTATTATACGATTTACCCTTTCCTCGGCCCTAAAAGTCGGGATTCTGGCCAAGCTGGGTGGAGCTTAAGGTTTCGCCGTATCATTGATTTATACCGAACTTCGCGAGATATCCCAACCTAGCACTCGTTTCTTTGCGGTGAACGGTAGCAGAGCATTTTGGGTCAAGAATTGACTAAAAATGTCTGGCCAGGGTGTACCAGAAAATAAACATTCCAAGATCCTGGTTGCTGGAGTATGTATAGCAGGGGGGAAAATACTGAGATTATTGAATATACTGATGTTAGTAGGCTGCGGGGTTCTTAGGGTCACATCTTGTAGACCTTCTGCTAGAGAAAGGCCATGAGGTGATTGGTCTGGACAACTTCCAAACGGGCTTTCCCAACAACCTGAAACACTTAATTTCGAATGCCAAATTCACCCTCGTCCGGTATGGGAACCACACAGCAGTGGAGACCTGAGTGGTAAAGGCTTAGGATACTGACTCGCTTTGAACAGCCATGATGTGCGAGCTCCTTTACCAGAGCTACCTATCGTGGATCAGATATATCACCTCGCCTGTCCAGCTAGTCCCATCCAGTACCAGAAAGACCATATTGGCACCCTAGATACCTGCTACCGCGGCACAAAAAGTCTGCTAGAATTCGCAACACAACGCAAGATCCGAATTCTATTCACAAGCACATCTGGTTCGTAGCATCCCCTATCGGCAAAGAACAACTACTGATTGGGCCGCCTGGTCATCAGAGGTCTACGGAGATCCCAAGGTCTGTCCCCAACCGGAGACATACTGGGGGAATGTGAATCCCTTTGGTCCCCGGTCTTGCTATGATGAAGGCAAACGAGTCGGGGAGGCTCTAATGTATGGATATCGGGAACAGCATGGAACTGACATTCGGATTGCCCGTATTTTCAACACGTACGGACCGCGGATGGCTGCCTCGGATGGAAGGGTcgtttcttcattcattgcGAGCGCGTTATCGGGACAACCCATCCAAGTTACGGGCGACGGATCGGCGACCCGTTCATTCCAGTATGTTAGTGATTGCGCGAACGGCCTCTATAGGTTGATGAATAGCAATTACGCAAAAGGACCGGTGAACATAGGGAACGATAATGAGAATACCATACTACAGTTAGCGGAGATGGTTGCGGAGCTAGTAGCCAGTACTACTAGTCAGCAACCCAAGGTCAGTATCAAATTCCTTCCATCACCGGTAGATGATCCTACCACTCGACGACCGGACAATTCTCTAGCACTGAGAGAACTTGGGTGGAAACCAATTGTGTCCCTTGAGCAGGGCCTAAGACACACCATTCGGTGGCATATTGAGGAAATGAGTCGTGGTGGCCACCGTGTAGCGCGGCTGTAATACTACGCTCGTGGGGTTGTGGAGGAAAATATTACAAAGAGCATCCTCAATTCGCTATGTCTCTATATACGAGTC contains the following coding sequences:
- a CDS encoding putative methionyl-tRNA formyltransferase gives rise to the protein MVSAVVFGYHNVGVRCLSVLLAQNIEVKLVVTHSDDDDENIWFDSVSNLASLHGIPVVTPDSPNTEEMLTRLRSLNPDLIFSFYYRKILSVPVLETARRGCYNMHGSLLPHYRGRAPVNWALLHGETQTGATLHEMVRKPDAGAIVGQMAVPILPNDTASDVFSKVLVAAELVLCQTLPEIVRGTVVARKMDLRSGSYFGGRKPQDGLIDWGTMGARQIHNLVRAVTHPYPGAFMDTARGRITIWRTLVLDDSPTSSARPSLLQEGGQLRAIACDGGVLRIVHAELEGRLLDQETFTKVFGSSYPLPCILPNKAMPCGVVHTTRGRT
- a CDS encoding nucleoside-diphosphate-sugar epimerase (UDP-glucuronic acid decarboxylase 1) — protein: MSGQGVPENKHSKILVAGAAGFLGSHLVDLLLEKGHEVIGLDNFQTGFPNNLKHLISNAKFTLVRHDVRAPLPELPIVDQIYHLACPASPIQYQKDHIGTLDTCYRGTKSLLEFATQRKIRILFTSTSEVYGDPKVCPQPETYWGNVNPFGPRSCYDEGKRVGEALMYGYREQHGTDIRIARIFNTYGPRMAASDGRVVSSFIASALSGQPIQVTGDGSATRSFQYVSDCANGLYRLMNSNYAKGPVNIGNDNENTILQLAEMVAELVASTTSQQPKVSIKFLPSPVDDPTTRRPDNSLALRELGWKPIVSLEQGLRHTIRWHIEEMSRGGHRVARL